In Chanodichthys erythropterus isolate Z2021 chromosome 9, ASM2448905v1, whole genome shotgun sequence, a genomic segment contains:
- the prdm2a gene encoding PR domain zinc finger protein 2: protein MWRSDDIVEEERHSMPSEAFLQQPEFQDDHSDEAVLHSILEPEEGEIERTDEKMDCKDKQNPQLFQNASQPVSQNLANHNQACQASDFEHAGMIKQDYRTDLPLNDTKADLDPGTKLQGELPCPRCERKFMSSQGLQRHIQTHAFSTCHTQRFKCNRCRRTFSTLFSRRRHEKRHENRNKKMNDHTIATCTASQNVPGSGEPLKTASQNPQPNKCINAADGEQKDDKNSDFKASHVCKYCRKAFRTPTCLRRHQRRIHERQLLSRGVYKKIKITQVPERQQHVETDSQTANPQCAEDIDKEKEYMVDISSNISENLSFYIDGKIVSTSAVSNCEVIEMNSGGSAVIGLNAVIISPAQMTQALKLETSNSSFNPDLSGQSSMRRRTSTPPLLPQIKTELESESILSTSSSSLSSLTLSSTSGAPLVTAHLPQCIETVAFHKEKTVYLSPKLKQLLQNQDGSKQPFALIADGHKLGPPLSLTVLPATTTRFKRRTTSPPSSQQQTPDLNVEKQDQDSTKAKMSKLESHELSILGTEETEPINLPINSSDGVQMQQQILPLDCSVSRTGGNSCNQQPLDLSNSVGKRDSSDSLAESILDLSISGKSLDCDSAGVYLTQPALRKNKPNSIMLQKVLMNEYGGVDNPSVEDSDAAGVVSAPDLTNLAVMPVSDASPPNPESLLFELSLPPASIHSTPPLLSPVTIHPAASVSPSHGSPSSSPTFVSFLSTPTVEPNQDIQTLHSTFLVSDTVPPTGSVEDCAENPVHLSQGDLKMTIPDWVSSAPGGLESLIPAAPSLSLQGPHWLTDPAICELAQRTLVVDSVLASDTQIFSPSLPINQSNITSLTFPPNTVVIEYTVALQSTENIPALQANPVQCLSDKIPVDALQQEPYVQSEPQPLSQDTTLLSEPSTQSAPIDQLSSSTDGTPTLMASTSVVKAESKEEEQEQDNAQSSDCSKQENTIEDELTPLHPFCKNFMCNVCEQPFQSMKILSQHVGEHSKEWPYKCEFCVQLFKSDTGLLEHRSGYHGIGKIYVCKTCSKEFAFLCNLEQHQRDLHPGQECSHTEVVHGKLRPENHNSPKTDMTDPGLPIEEIKQESDNTTSKAEEDALDNTSEELFTTIKIMASGGVKQKGPDVRLGINQHYPSFKPPPFPYHNRTPTGTTAASATNFTTHNIPQTFSTAIRCTKCGKSFDNMPELHKHILACANASDKKRYTPKKNPIPLKQFAKAQNGVLSPARIVNSRQNFSQKVGQPKKLIFHESPVKIKMSVLNKKKSQLVQRGRPAGGRRAFAQDDLDVFACPHCSREFTYNASLKKHVAFSCPMRPTSRNSKKRTLSIVSAQENNGSLRRQIAKPQGSNHGPKIISKSQIIKQNAAVDTTQDFRLKRSSILSTSVVQSNKKGKPILNSSFMPQMDSKQIVLSSVAQVNSQEPGVRVHVLGRKMEQRVGDVKLQPRRDDRLSLRLRERVGGPITRSVQQASTTTTVLKQPDSHNIVMHPVILQIKK from the exons ATGTGGAGATCAGATGACA TTGTGGAAGAGGAGAGACATAGTATGCCATCCGAGGCTTTTCTCCAGCAACCTGAGTTTCAAGATGACCACTCTGATGAAGCTGTACTTCATAGCATCTTGGAGCCAGAAGAGGGAGAGATAGAAAGAACCGATGAAAAGATGGATTGCAAAGACAAACAGAACCCCCAATTGTTTCAGAATGCAAGCCAGCCTGTGTCCCAAAATTTAGCTAATCATAATCAAGCCTGTCAGGCAAGTGACTTTGAGCATGCTGGAATGATAAAACAGGATTATAGGACTGATTTGCCTTTAAATGACACTAAGGCTGACCTTGACCCTGGTACTAAACTCCAGGGTGAATTGCCCTGTCCTCGCTGTGAGAGAAAGTTTATGAGTAGTCAAGGCCTGCAGCGTCACATACAAACACATGCTTTTTCAACCTGCCACACACAGCGGTTTAAATGCAATCGTTGCAGAAGGACCTTCAGTACACTGTTTAGTCGTCGGAGGCATGAGAAAAGGCATGAAAATAGAAACAAGAAGATGAATGATCACACAATTGCCACTTGCACTGCTAGTCAGAATGTCCCTGGCAGTGGTGAACCTTTGAAAACAGCATCACAGAACCCACAGCCAAACAAGTGCATTAATGCAGCTGATGGTGAACAAAAGGATGATAAAAACAGTGATTTCAAAGCCTCACATGTGTGCAAGTACTGCAGAAAAGCATTTAGGACTCCTACTTGTCTGAGGAGACATCAGCGTAGGATCCATGAGCGCCAGCTTCTTTCTAGAGGAGTTTATAAGAAGATCAAAATTACTCAAGTACCTGAAAGACAGCAGCATGTtgagacagacagtcagactgCTAACCCACAGTGTGCAGAGGATATTGATAAGGAAAAGGAATACATGGTTGACATCTCCAGTAATATTTCAGAGAATCTCAGCTTCTACATAGATGGGAAAATTGTTTCGACGAGTGCTGTAAGTAACTGTGAGGTGATTGAGATGAACTCTGGGGGCTCTGCTGTGATTGGATTGAATGCTGTTATAATCAGTCCAGCTCAAATGACACAAGCTCTTAAATTAGAAACCAGTAATAGCAGTTTCAACCCTGACCTGTCTGGACAATCCTCAATGAGACGAAGGACATCTACCCCACCTTTACTCccacaaataaaaacagaattagAGTCTGAATCAATCTTGAGTACATCATCATCTTCCTTGTCATCTTTAACATTGTCCTCCACATCTGGAGCTCCACTGGTCACTGCTCATTTACCTCAGTGCATTGAGACAGTTGCCTTTCACAAGGAAAAAACTGTCTATTTGTCTCCTAAACTTAAGCAGCTCCTGCAGAATCAGGATGGCAGTAAACAACCTTTTGCATTAATTGCTGATGGCCACAAACTGGGTCCTCCCTTATCCCTGACTGTTTTACCCGCAACAACAACTAGATTTAAGAGAAGGACAACCTCCCCTCCCAGCTCACAACAGCAAACCCCTGATCTGAATGTAGAAAAGCAAGATCAGGACTCTACAAAAGCCAAGATGTCAAAGTTGGAGAGTCACGAGTTGAGCATCTTGGGCACTGAAGAAACTGAGCCTATAAATTTACCCATAAACAGCTCTGATGGAGTTCAAATGCAGCAACAGATCTTGCCATTGGACTGCTCTGTATCAAGAACAGGTGGAAACTCCTGTAATCAACAGCCACTGGACCTTTCCAACTCTGTGGGTAAGCGAGACAGCAGTGACTCCTTAGCAGAGTCCATTCTAGACTTAAGTATTAGTGGAAAGAGTTTAGACTGTGACTCCGCTGGAGTCTACCTCACTCAACCTGCTTTGAGGAAGAATAAACCTAACTCTATTATGCTTCAGAAGGTGCTTATGAATGAGTATGGTGGGGTAGACAATCCTTCAGTTGAAGATTCAGATGCTGCAGGTGTTGTCAGTGCTCCTGACCTAACAAACCTTGCAGTTATGCCAGTGTCTGATGCAAGTCCTCCAAACCCTGAAAGTCTTTTGTTTGAGTTGTCTCTTCCTCCTGCCTCAATCCATTCAACCCCTCCATTGCTCTCTCCTGTCACTATCCACCCAGCTGCCTCAGTCTCTCCAAGTCACGGTTCACCTTCTTCATCTCCAACTTTTGTATCCTTTCTATCAACTCCCACAGTGGAACCCAATCAGGACATTCAAACTCTCCATTCAACCTTCCTGGTATCTGACACTGTACCACCTACAGGGTCTGTAGAAGACTGCGCTGAGAATCCTGTACATCTCTCACAGGGTGATTTGAAAATGACAATCCCTGACTGGGTGTCATCTGCTCCTGGAGGTCTGGAGAGCCTTATACCTGCAGCCCCTTCACTGTCTTTACAAGGCCCTCATTGGCTCACTGATCCTGCCATATGTGAACTAGCTCAAAGAACGTTGGTTGTAGACTCTGTATTAGCTTCTGACACGCAGATATTTTCTCCATCTCTGCCTATTAACCAGTCCAACATTACATCCTTGACTTTTCCTCCAAACACTGTTGTTATTGAGTATACAGTTGCACTGCAATCTACAGAAAATATTCCAGCTCTCCAAGCTAATCCTGTTCAATGTCTCTCAGATAAAATTCCCGTTGATGCATTACAGCAAGAACCTTATGTCCAATCTGAGCCGCAACCTCTCAGTCAAGACACCACCCTACTTTCTGAACCATCCACACAGTCGGCACCTATAGACCAGTTATCAAGCTCTACAGATGGTACACCAACCCTCATGGCTTCCACTAGTGTTGTTAAAGCAGAGAGCAAAGAAGAGGAACAGGAACAGGACAATGCCCAGTCCTCTGATTGTTCTAAGCAGGAAAACACAATTGAAGATGAATTAACTCCCTTGCATCCTTTTTGCAAGAACTTTATGTGCAATGTTTGTGAACAGCCCTTCCAGTCCATGAAGATTCTCAGTCAACATGTAGGTGAACACTCTAAGGAGTGGCCctataaatgtgaattttgtgtACAGCTGTTTAAGAGCGACACAGGTTTGCTGGAGCACCGTTCCGGTTATCATGGAATCGGTAAAATTTATGTTTGTAAAACATGTTCTAAGGAATTTGCTTTCCTCTGCAACTTGGAACAGCATCAGCGAGATCTCCATCCTGGGCAAGAGTGCTCACACACCGAAGTAGTACATGGCAAGTTAAGACCAGAAAACCATAACAGTCCCAAAACTGACATGACTGATCCAGGCCTTCCAATCGAAGAAATTAAGCAAGAATCTGACAACACAACCTCTAAAGCTGAGGAGGACGCCTTGGACAACACTTCTGAAGAGCTGTTTACAACAATAAAAATCATGGCATCTGGAGGGGTCAAACAAAAAGGCCCAGATGTACGTCTAGGCATTAACCAACACTACCCAAGTTTCAAACCGCCTCCTTTTCCATACCATAACCGAACGCCAACTGGGACGACAGCAGCATCGGCCACCAACTTTACCACTCACAATATCCCTCAGACCTTCAGCACAGCCATTCGTTGCACCAAGTGTGGTAAGAGCTTTGACAACATGCCCGAACTGCACAAGCACATCTTAGCCTGTGCTAATGCTAGTGACAAAAAGCGCTATACTCCTAAAAAGAACCCTATACCACTTAAGCAGTTTGCAAAAGCACAAAATGGGGTGTTATCACCTGCAAGGATTGTTAATAGTAGGCAGAATTTCTCTCAAAAGGTCGGACAACCGAAAAAACTGATCTTTCATGAATCACCAGTTAAGATAAAAATGAGTGTCCTGAATAAGAAGAAATCTCAGCTGGTGCAAAGGGGCAGACCTGCTGGGGGGAGAAGGGCCTTTGCTCAGGATGACCTAGACGTTTTTGCATGTCCTCACTGTAGCAGGGAGTTCACATACAACGCTAGCTTAAAGAAACATGTAGCTTTTAGCTGCCCCATGAGGCCGACCAGTAGAAACTCCAAGAAAAGAACACTCAGTATTGTCTCAGCCCAGGAGAACAACGGGAGCCTTCGCAGACAAATTGCAAAGCCACAAGGGTCAAACCATGGGCCAAAAATAATATCAAAGAGTCAGATCATCAAGCAAAATGCAGCAGTTGATACCACTCAGGATTTTAGACTTAAACGATCTTCCATTCTGTCAACGTCTGTGGTTCAGTCTAATAAAAAAGGCAAGCCTATTTTAAATAGCAGCTTTATGCCGCAGATGGATTCAAAGCAGATAGTCCTCTCCTCAGTTGCTCAGGTTAACTCTCAGGAGCCAGGTGTTCGGGTACATGTTTTGGGTAGAAAAATGGAGCAGAGAGTGGGTGACGTAAAGCTACAGCCCAGAAGAGATGACCGTTTGTCTCTGAGgttgagagagagagtaggAGGACCTATTACTCGAAGTGTACAGCAGGCCAGCACCACAACAACAGTCCTTAAACAGCCAGACAGTCACAACATCGTCATGCATCCTGTCATTCTTCAAATCAAGAAATGA